One Phaseolus vulgaris cultivar G19833 chromosome 2, P. vulgaris v2.0, whole genome shotgun sequence DNA window includes the following coding sequences:
- the LOC137809207 gene encoding uncharacterized protein: MDQGMKVGEVGTWEGYGWQWRLNWSRARFEWESALEEELLMHINRSIMNKESKDSIVWGGDTTGNFSVKSAYARLVNQNNEVQDGIFCSLWQARAMPKALITAWRILLDRIPTFVNLFRRGVAVNSSICVLCRESEETSQHLFWECSFAQRVWSLCFRWIGVLFVQHKDLRCNFENFYLVHMSIKQNQVWKGMWVTIVRCIWENRNNVIFKQGLVAVFSFEAERFYSKADEIKGGSGEESGRKC; the protein is encoded by the exons atgGATCAAGGTATGAAGGTGGGAGAGGTAGGTACATGGGAAGGTTATGGATGGCAGTGGCGGCTAAATTGGAGCAGGGCTAGGTTTGAATGGGAATCTGCTTTGGAGGAAGAGCTGCTTATGCACATTAATAGAAGCATTATGAACAAGGAATCCAAGGATTCTATTGTATGGGGAGGGGATACCACAGGGAACTTCTCTGTGAAGTCAGCCTACGCACGTTTGGTTAACCAAAACAATGAAGTACAGGATGGTATTTTTTGTTCTCTTTGGCAGGCTAGAGCAATGCCTAAAGCCCTAATAACTGCGTGGAGAATCTTACTTGATAGAATCCCAACTTTTGTTAACCTGTTTAGGAGAGGGGTGGCAGTAAACTCTTCTATTTGTGTGCTCTGTAGAGAATCGGAAGAAACTTCTCAGCACTTGTTTTGGGAGTGTTCTTTTGCACAACGAGTCTGGTCATTATGCTTCAGGTGGATAGGTGTTCTGTTTGTTCAACATAAGGATTTAAGGTGTAACTTTGAGAACTTCTATCTAGTTCATATGTCCATTAAGCAGAACCAAGTGTGGAAAGGGATGTGGGTGACAATAGTTCGATGTATCTGGGAGAATAGGAACAATGTTATCTTTAAGCAAGGG CTTGTGGCTGTATTCAGTTTTGAAGCAGAACGATTttacagcaaagcagatgaaatTAAGGGAGGAAGTGGTGAGGAAAGTGGTAGGAAGTGTTGA
- the LOC137809208 gene encoding uncharacterized protein, protein MVEEHWRRTRENRWRKEREGHRWKPEEHRNFSSVNNFSTFFFSNFPRGFGEYDMLKIFQKWARVKEVFISKRPNKWGRRFGFVRLFDVENVFRMEKQLDQIYIGNMKLYVNIPKYRRGVSAQLGGEFVRPREVKKHRKHEPVKPKSKEVWREKTGKGIKRGHSVSHSYADAVRNTSQEKWKGPVFEAKSQVLPWMANSAVGWMSEDMNFDLLCEELIKGGMSMVKARFMGDNMVLVTPKEDVHMEDFVKLNKDWFVSVFKDVEPWYEACIADHILVWVRCYGLPIPLWIKECLTKVVGEVATVVAIDDATLSWENLEFARFQVHKPVYCEVRVLKAFRINGQVFNISLVEEEPMKGVGVCNCTMNHSDSLDSFSSMGSFVEETLFSSKFGDEGVRTVTRTVVYGDRR, encoded by the coding sequence ATGGTGGAGGAGCACTGGAGGAGGACAAGGGAGAACCGGTGGAGGAAGGAGAGGGAAGGCCATCGATGGAAACCCGAGGAGCATAGAAATTTTTCTTCGGTGAATAACTTCTCTACGTTCTTCTTTTCAAACTTCCCAAGAGGCTTTGGGGAATATGACATGCTAAAGATCTTCCAGAAATGGGCTAGGGTGAAAGAAGTGTTCATCTCAAAGCGTCCTAATAAATGGGGAAGAAGATTTGGTTTCGTGAGGTTATTTGATGTGGAAAATGTGTTTCGTATGGAGAAGCAGCTGGATCAAATCTACATTGGCAATATGAAGTTATACGTGAACATACCTAAATACAGAAGAGGGGTATCTGCACAACTTGGTGGTGAGTTTGTGCGACCTAGAGAGGTCAAAAAACATCGTAAACATGAACCTGTGAAGCCAAAGAGTAAGGAGGTATGGAGAGAAAAAACAGGAAAGGGTATCAAAAGGGGCCATAGCGTGAGTCACTCTTATGCTGATGCTGTTAGAAATACCTCACAAGAGAAATGGAAAGGTCCTGTCTTCGAAGCTAAGTCACAAGTTCTTCCTTGGATGGCTAACAGTGCAGTTGGATGGATGTCCGAAGACatgaattttgatttattatgtGAAGAACTTATCAAAGGAGGGATGAGTATGGTTAAAGCAAGATTTATGGGAGATAACATGGTACTCGTAACACCTAAGGAAGATGTTCATATGGAAGACTTTGTTAAGCTAAACAAAGACTGGTTTGTAAGTGTGTTCAAGGATGTAGAACCATGGTATGAAGCATGTATAGCAGACCACATATTGGTGTGGGTCAGATGCTATGGTCTACCCATACCTTTGTGGATTAAGGAATGCCTTACAAAGGTGGTGGGAGAAGTAGCGACTGTGGTAGCCATAGATGATGCTACATTATCATGGGAGAACCTTGAATTTGCCCGTTTCCAGGTTCATAAGCCGGTATACTGTGAAGTTAGGGTGTTAAAGGCCTTTCGGATTAATGGGCAAGTCTTTAATATCTCTCTAGTAGAAGAGGAACCCATGAAAGGGGTAGGCGTGTGTAATTGCACCATGAATCACAGTGACTCCTTAGATAGCTTTTCTTCAATGGGTTCCTTTGTTGAGGAAACGCTTTTCTCGTCAAAATTTGGTGATGAGGGGGTGAGAACGGTGACGAGGACGGTGGTTTATGGCGATCGGAGGTGA